One uncultured Carboxylicivirga sp. genomic window, CCAATACATCAGGTATCCCAATAAGAAGATTATTAAAGTACGTTTAATAATTTTCTTCCATACTTCAGATGGCGGAGCAACTTTCATTTTCTTCATCGAAAAACTCATGGCGTTCCCAACTGCAAACAAAAAAGAAGGAAATACCAGATCGGCCAGACTAAAACCAAACCACTGAACATGTATAAAATAGCTATATATTTTTGCACCAGTACCCGGAGTATTTACAATAATCATTAATGCAACTGTTAAGCCTCTGAATACATCCAATGCCAGAAAACGTTCCGGCTTTTTAAGTACACTGTTTTCCATACTAATAGTTGTATTTTATTACCGGCTGAGCTTGGGTTAAAGGCACAATTCGGTTGCGATATTTCTGATGAAGCTCAATTACAATAGCATTGGCATCACCTATTGCTTCAACCGGATAATCGGAACGTTTGGTTACCCATTGCCACTCCCATTGTTTAATCTGTTCATCAAATGCGTCCTGATCAAAGTTCTTCCAATAAACCTCAACCTCGTCGAAAAATTGTTTCCATCTAGGTTTATAAAAGTCACTGATTAATCCGCTCCACTGACGATTACTATACTCATGTAAACGATTATCAGCACTTCCCCACAGGGTAATCAAATTACGTGCATTTTGCTCATATATTGCTTTTTCGCTTTCGGTATTGCCACAGGCTCGTGCATCACTAATCCAAGGCCCAATCAGAAAATCCCTGCGTGTTGCCAATAGGCGATCCATGTCATCAAGCAATTCCAGAAACTCTGTGCTGTACCGTTTAAAATTCTCTTTGTCGTTGTTTTGATAAGCTAAAGTAATCTGTTGTTGCAATGGCAAAGCATAATTAGCCAATACCTGACGGGTTAAATCCACAAGATCGTATTGAAATCCATCGTAATTACCACATTGATCAATAGATTGAACGAATAAATCCCAGGCTGGCAATAATTCTTCAGGTTCATAATTCAGCTTGGTTCGAGCCCATCGACGGTATCCATCAAAAGTAGGGCGCGAAACAATGATTGATTCAGCTCCATCTCTTATAATCTGACCATTGTATGCTGTCTTCACCAAAATATCCCAGGCTTCTTCCAATATTGAATTGGATTTTCCATAACGATTCTGAATATAATTTCTTAACCATGGCTTTAATTCTATTGATGTATTGCGCCATGTATTATCTGTCATCAGCTCGTATAAGACAGGATTTTGTTCAATGGCTTCCATGGTTAGTCCAATACCTTTTAGTTTACCAGAGTTTGCATCATTTAATGCCCTGGCAGGATTTTCAGCAACCTTTTCAATACGCCCAAACATACTTATATTACCCCCAAAATTATGAAGCATATTCCAGATCCATTGTTTTCCATAATAAGCCTCTGTCCGCTTCCATACCGGTTCAATCTCTGTTGCTAAATCCAGAATAATCATATTATCATCAGGAATGGAGCTTAATAGTCCTTTTATTTGTGGGGCCTTCCAAAAATCACGATGACTGTAAAACAACCAACCCTGCATTACCCAAGTGGCATTAGGGTCAACAGCCTTCATTCCCTGGTAAACTTTATAGCTTATTTTTGAAAGATATTCCGGATCATCAGATGGTGGTTCGTTCTCATTAAACGTATCGGCAGTGTACAGATGATCTGTCCCATAAACTTCAGTCTGAACTTGAAGAAATTTCATCCCAATCTCCGCAAACAATGGATCATCAGCATCGAGTATGTAAGTATCTTCAAAATCGTTGCCCCAATTGGTCTGCTTTAACTTTGCATCGGGAAAAAACTTTTTAAAAGTAGCCGGCACATGTCCTGTAAAGGCAGGTAATACAGGTTTCATTCCTAATTCGCGCTGACGTTGCAGGATTTTCAATTGTAAATCGCGATGCGACTCTTTCCAGCTTTGCGGAAGTGGACCTCCCCAACCATCCAGATTACCCATCCAGAACCATGAAAAATAGGCTGGTCCGCTAAAGAACGGATCTAAATCTTCATCGGTAAATCCATAGGATCGATAAACCTGATCCCAGATATATTCCTCGCCGGTTATTGCCAGTGGCATATTGATTCCGTGCAAAGCCATCCAGTCTATTTCCTTTTCCCAACGTTTCCAATCCCACCAGCTCATACTGTAATTAAACGTACAATAATTCAAATAGTAACGGTATTGATAAGGGCTTTCTTTGCGGATTTTAGAATCAATCACAGGAAGTTCAGCAGGTAAATTAAGATTAGTTCCGTTCCATGTAATCTGGCAATGACAATAGTTTTTTAAATAGTAATAAAAAGCCGATGCTACAGAAACTCCATTATTACCACGAAGCAATATCTTATTCTGAACAGATTCAATTTCAAACCAATCTGTTGAATCTGTCTCAACCACCTCAACTTCAAAATCATTAACATATTCAGGAAGAACACGTTCAATTAATCCCTTTACAGGATGATCTTCCTTTTTTTGTTTATCATTTGAACAGTTTATCATCGATAAAATGATAAAACCAATAATTACATATCGAAGAAATAACCTCATCACCTGCGTTTGTTTGATTTAAATTTCTTTGTCTGATTTTGATGGAGGAAGATCTTTTAATCCCCACTCCTTTGAAGGTTTTGATCCCATATTAAAAATCAGGGTTCCTCCTTTTTCAATATCACTATGCTCAATCCAGGATTTTGAATAATCCTTTCCATTCAATGTAACTGTTTGGATATATTTATTATTCTCTGAAAGATTTTCAGTACGAATAATAAAATCATTACCATTTTCCTGATGAATAACCGTTTTTTCGAAGTAGGGCGCATTTATCAGATAATAAGACTGGCCAGCATTGGGATACAAACCCATCATATGAAAAGCAAGCCACGATGACATGGCACCCGAATCATCATTCCCAGGTATTCCATCTGCTCCACTATGATAATTTTCATCTATGATGGAATGAATACGTTCGTTACTCAGATCAGGTCGACCAATCCAATGATAAAGATTAGGTGTAAGAAATGACGGTTCATTGGCTACATTATACAATCCCAAATCAAACAAGGTATTCAGTCGCTTCTCAAAAGTCTCTGTTCCACCGGATAATTCAATCAATTTAGCCACATCGTGCGGCACAGATAGTGAATATTCCCACGAATTTGCTTCATAAAAAAAGCCACACCACCAACAAACACATATTGGCCAGTCCTGCATTACCGGTGTGAACGGAACATAGGATATCCTTCCGTATTTGGCATCACACTGAATACTATCTACCCAGTTTCCATGGGCATCTTTGGGCATAATAAAACCACGAGAACCATGATCTTCAATATCGCGCCACAGATTCTGCCAGTTATCTGATTGCTTGATAAAACGCCAGTATTCGCCTCGGCGTTTAATATTTTTGGCCACAATTGCCAGACAGTAATCATTATAAGCATATTCGAGCGTTCGGTTTCCGGCACGAACATAATCTGTGGATACGTAGCCAAGACTGTTATAATCAACCAAACCTCCTCGTCCTTCAGCCTCTTCATTACCACCCGGAGGTATAGTGGCATCTTTCAACATGGCCTCCAGAGCCAGTTTATAATTAATACCTTTCAATCCTTTTACAAATGCATCGGCTATAACCACTTCTCCGTTTGATCCACCTTGTGTTCGTCCGTTGGAATTCCCGCTGCGGGCATCAGGCATATAACCATCTCGCTTATAAATCTGCAACATAGCATTAATGATATCAACTTGCCGCAATGGATCTAACAATGTAATAAGGGGACTTGATGATCGATAGGTATCCCAGATAGCATAAAAATCATCATAATAAGGACTATCGTTCTCCCATAATGGATTCTCACCCGTACGATCAACAGGCATAAGCATGGTGTGATACAAACCTGTATAGAACATGGTCTTCAGCTCATCACTTGTTTTTTCATCCACTTCAACTCTGCTTAAAACATTCTCCCATTTATCCTGCACTTCATTTAGTGTCTGATCAAAATTCCAGTGCGGTATCTCCTTATCGATATTGTCCCGCGCTTTTAAAGGACTTAAAAAAGAAATTCCTATTTTCATTTGAACATCATCAGCCATATCAGCAAAAGTCAGTATAGCACCGGTTTTACAGCCTGTATCCAGTTGTATTTTCTGACCAGAAAAGATCTTACCATTGTTAAATGTGGCATAATCAGAAAAAGGTTGATCAAAAACTGCAGAGAAATAAACAGTGTAGGCTCTTCCGTTATTCCAACCACCTCTGATACGGCTGTAACCTCTTACTTCTGTATTGGAAACTATCTCAATTTCAGAACCCACAAACTGTTGGGCCTCTCGCGAATCTGGGATGGGTCGTTCACCCAAAAATTTTCCAAGATCAATCTTAACCCGTTTTGTTACGTCATGTGGATATGAAAAATGATAAAACGCAGCACGGTCTGAAGTAGTTATCTGGGTTTGAATCTTCCATTTATCCAGTATCACACTGTAATAACCAAGCGATACCTGTTCATCATTTCTTATGGATGACTGTTCTAATGAAATCTGATTGTTTTCTGATGCAAATGGCATCACTGATATATTTCCGTACTTCGGCCCTCCTCCAGTGCCGCTTACATGCAACTGGCTAAAACCATAAATTTCGCTTAACGGATCTGTTGAATAACCGCTGTTTGAGGCTACATCATTATCGGGCCCCGGCTTTACCATTCCGTATGGAGCAGATGGTCCGATAAAAACATTGCCCAAGCCTTCTGAACCAATCAAAGGATCGACAAACTGATAATTCTGTGCATTTACTGATACTGGTAATATCAATAAAAACAACAAATAGAAAAAAATATGTCGTTTACTAATTCTCATCGCTAATAAATGGTTTTAACTAAAATAAATAGTTCAGAATATTTAATTGGTTCAATTAATTGTCATTTAAAATCCTGAATACCTTTAGGATTTATCTTTTTGATGTTATGCTGATCATCGAATTTTAAACTGTCGATACATAGTTGGCGCAACACATATTCTTCACCTTGAGGAAATATGCGATGATACAAGACATAATCCTGACCACCTTCAGTAAATATTGTATGATGTCCGGGCCCAACAGTTGTACTATCTGCTGTAGTTGTCAGCAATGGACTATTGACTCCTACTGTAAATGGTCCCATTGGAGAATCGCCCACTGCATAACCAATCTTATACGTATCATCAATGGCTTTACCATCTGAGAACATCAGATAATATTTACCAAAACGTTTAATCATATGAGGAGCTTCAAAATAATGTGGTGGTGTTACATCAACAGGTTCATCTGCAAACGAAATCATATCTTCATTCAGTTTTGCTGCCATGCAAATACCATTTACCCAATTAAAACCAGAACCCCAATATAAATAAGCTTGACCGTCATCATCCAGAAAACAATCAGCATCGATATTATGAACCTGCGGATAATCACCTGCTGCTATTAAAGGTGTATTATCTTCTTTTCCGTTTTTCCATGGACCTAATGGACTCTCTCCAACTCCAACCCAAACTTCACTACCAACCGACACATACATGTAATACTTACCATTGGCAGCTTTTCGCACGGCAGGAGCCCATACCATTGAATTATTTGAACTCTCGCTTGTACAGGCATCTTTGGTTGGCCAGTTTAAATGATGGCGTGTAAAAGTTTTAAAATCATTGGTTGAAAAAACGGCTAATTCCTCGCCTCCCCATGGATCAATGGTTGAATAGATATAAAAAGTATCGGCTTCTTTTACAATACAAGGATCAGCGAAATAACCTTCCATGATTGGATTGACAATAACATTCTTTTCCTCCGATGCTGATTGCTTTTTGGGAGAACTACATGCTGATATCAATACTAAAAACAAAATATATTTCAGATTTCTTTTCATACTAATGATTTCCATATATTTATTCGATCTTGTTGATTATTCTTTATGGGGTTGATCACTCATCTCAAGATGAAGAGTTCCACCCTTTACCAGCTCACTCTGAAGAATTGACCAGTTCATCAACTTTGTTCCCTTCCAGCTTGCTTTGCTGATGTAAACATTTTGAACTGAATTATTACTGGTTTCAATTATCAATTCCTTTCCCAGATAATATTTCTGATTGAGTTGAATAGTAACCTTATCAAAAATGGGTGATCCTAATTCAAGTTGCGGATCCATTGAACACCCACCTTTCATCGAAAAAAGGCCCATTTTCATTAATACCGCTAATGATCCCATTAATCCCTGATCTTCATCACCATTATATCCTCGTTCGGTTGATAAGCCTTCATAAACGGTTTCGACCACTTTGCGCGACCAATATTGTGTTAACCATGGCTGCTCGAGATAATTAAAAATAAATGCTGATTGAATGGATGGCTGATTCCCATAATTAATGTGTATTCGGCTATATTCTGGATGGGCTTCTCTATCGTGTGAAGTACCAGCCGTAAATCCCATTTTCTCAGCTTCAATAAAGGATTGATTTAATTTTTCTGCTGCCTTCTCATTACCTTCCATCAAATGAGCCAGTCCATTTAAATCATGCGGAACATACCAGGTAACCTGAGCTGCATTGGCTTCAATAAAACCGTTTTCCAACTGATATGGATCAAAGTCGGACTTCCATAGTCCTTGTTTATCTTTAGGTCTCATCCACCCACTGATACTATCATACAAATTCTGATAGTTTTTACTTCTTTGTATAAAATATTTTTCATCTTCATCATATCCCAGTTTTTTTGCCAACTGAGCTAATGACCAATCCTGATAGGCATATTCAAGAGTCTGGCTAACACCATCCTGATGAGAACCGTATTCTATATCTGAAAGAGGATAAGGAATATAACCTTCTTGCATATAATACGACAATCCTCCACCCAGATTGGTAGCGTGTTCGTATCCTGCCTTTTCCATCAAACCACCCATGTGGTTCTTCTTCAAAGCCTCATAAATTGCTTCAAGACTATCTTTCACTATTCCTTTTTGAATAGCACTAACAATAAATGGTGTTGATGAGGCACCAGTCATAACGTAGGTGTAATTTCCTCCTGAAGGTCCACGGGGAATCAAACCTCCATCTTTGTAATACTGTAAAAGTGAATGAGTAAATTCGTCAACCACATCAGGATAAACCAAACCCCAAAGGGTGTTAATGGTCCATTGTGCACCCCAGAACGAATCTGAATTATAATGATTAAATTTTGGCTTACCATTCTCATCCAATGGCAACTGACCTATCCTGAATTCGTCTCCGGTATTATCGGGATATGCACCATTTACGTCACTGATAATGCGACGGCCTTGTAGCGCATGCCATAAATCAGTGTAAAATCTTTTTTGTTGTTCGGTAGTTCCACCTTCTATCTTAATCCGCGAAAGCATTTGATTCCATTCAGCAGCTGATTCCTTTACGGTTTGATCGAAATCCCAACCCGGCAATTCAGTCTTCATATTAATCGCTGCATTCTCTGCAGAAGTATACGAGACCGCCAGTTTCATTAAAAGTGTTCCACCTTCAATGTTTTTAAACGAAAGTTTATAATTACCGGTCTGTATGTCTTTTTCAATTGTATCAACCGGCAAGCTAAAATCAGCTATAAAGTAAACCGTACAATCTTTTGGGCGACGAATCGTCGCACTATTGGTTACCTGTCCAATAATTCTTTGTTTATCTGCTTTTGGAATAACAAGACCATCTTTCATAAGAGAAGGCCCTAATTCGCCATTCAAATTAAAAAGTATAGAAAGGTTGTTTGTATTTTTTAATTGATAACGATGAAAACCAACTCTTTTTGTGGATGTGAGTTCAGCTTCAATATTATATCTTTCAAGGTAAACTTTGTGATATCCGGGTGTTATCTCTTCTTTTTGATGACTGAATGCTGAAAAGTAATCCTTAAAACCGGCATCACCATTAACCGGCATTACTGATGGACCTGCCAATTGCCAGGCATGAATATGACTAAATCCTTTTACAGTATCCACTTTATAACGATATCCACTACCCCAGGCCCCTGCAATTTCGCTATCCGGACTCAGATTAACCATCCCGAAAGGCCTTGATGCTGAAGAAAAATAAAACCAGCGGGAGTTTTCGGTATCGAGAAGTGGATATACCTTATCAATATATTGATTCTCTGGTTTATTATCCACATCAACTATTACACATGCACTCGCAAAAAAGAAATAAAACAGAATTCCAATAATCCGGAATGAATAATATTTGTATAAAAAAATCATAAACTCACTTTTCATCAACAATCGCGAATACTGAATTTTATCAGAACAAGGTCAATAAATACTGGATCCAGAAACGATACATGATCATTTTTGAATGTAAACAGAAATATCAATGTTAAAATATTTAGGGGATGCAGAAGAAACACCCCCTAAATTTGAATACATTCTATATTTTAATATCCGTTGTTTTGAGACCAGTTGGTATTTTCATTTAGTACACCTGTTGGAACAGGGAAAATACGCTTGGTATAATCAGTTTTAGCACCTGGATTGATTGTATGTTTATAACCCCAATCATCTTCAAAGTTACCAAATCGAATCAAGTCATTTCTACGCCAGTTCTCATCAAAAAACTCACGGCCACGTTCATCTAACAGTTCTCCTAAAGAAGGATCTGAACTAATAGTTGGAGCATTAACATATGAACGTATCTGATTGAATAATCCCATTGGTGTATCTCCTTTAGTTGCAGTAGCCCCGCGAAGTATTGCCTCACATTTGGTTAATAAGATATCAGCATAACGGAAGATAGGTACATCATTATCCTGACAACGGCTATACAATCCATAATCTGTTGGATCCATAATAAACTTATTAAATCGATATCCTTGTGACCAACCTGAAACAGTATTACCAACATTCAGATTCTCATCCACAGTAGATAAGGCAACATCTTTAGTTAAAACCACCTGTTCACCTTTATATTCAAAAGGAGTTGTTGATTTTTGATAAGTTGATGGATCGTATTGATTCAAAGCCCCACTAAATAATGCTTCATTACGACGGTCACCTGATAAGCTAAACAAATCAGCAAACTCTGGATTGACCGCAAAATTACCTGCAGCTGACTTACCCAATACCATTCCATATAGTCCAGGACCACCATTTCCATCAGTATCACCCTTACGCCAAGTACGAAAACGTCCATAGGTCAATCCATCCTTATTAACCGCTGTATAAGGCATAGCATAGATAAAATCTTTTATATGAGAGCCATTGGTAGGATAAAATTTCTCCAGATAGTCGTCGCTAAGATCAAACAGACCTGATTCAATTATATTATCACAAACAGCCACACAATCATCTAACTTTTCATTAGTTGCTGTTGCCGACCAGCCTGAACTTGTAACATCACTGGTATAAACATTCCAGTTGATATATAATTTAGCCAGAAGTGCTTCAACCATCCATCGGGTAGGTTTACCATACGTCGCAGCATTCACTTCAGATGACACATTATCTCTTACAGCTAGTAATTCTGATTCAATCCATTCTGCAACCTCAGCGCGAGGACTTCGTTCCAAAGCTTCATCTGCCTCAAGTGCATGATCAAGAATCGGCACATCGCCATAACTATCCATCAATATAAAATGATAAAATGCTCGTATAGCTCTTATCGGAGCTGTAACAGGCTCCTCTTCACCTCCAAAATCAACTATAACCTGATTACACTTTGTGATACCACTTGATAAATCACCCCAATAGCCCATACATGCATCATCAGCCATGAAGTTATGTAAGCTTGGATGTGAATAATTACCAGAGTCATAGTAATCGCCATCATAACTTACCCCCATACATTCATCAGAAGAAAAGGTCATTGCTTCATTATATCTCCGTCCCAAAACACCTCGAAAAGCATAATAAACATCTGATGCTTTCGCTTCAACGGCAATTTCTGAATCAGGATATGATGTATATTGAGATTTTACATCAACATCCAAATCTGTACAACCACCTGCAGCAATTGCTACCAATGCAGCTGACATAAATAGTTTCATATATGTTTTTTTCATAGGATATTAATATTAAAAGTTTACATTAAGACCCAGCATAATTGTTCGGGTACGTGGATAAAAATATTCGCGACTATCAATTCCTGGGGTAAGCCCACCTAGAGAAATTTCTGGATCAAGACCTTTATAGCCAGAAATAGTAAATACGTTATTACATGTAGCGTAAACATTTAAACCGTTAATGTAATTGCCTATCTTACCAAAGTTATAATTCAATGAAAGGGTTGACAAGCGCAGATAGTTACCTTTTTCAAGATATCTGTCAGATGGAGCTTGTGCATTCACATCAGTAAATTTCTGCTCTGTTGCTACTTCATTTAGTACATTCTTACCTGTAGAAACCAAAGCAACATAATTGTATTGAGCGCGGGTTGAATTCAATATCTGATTACCTGAAACTCCTTGTAAGAAAGCAGTTAGAGTCCAGTTTTTAAACTTCAGGGTATTATTCCATCCATAAACCAGTTTTGGTTGAGCGCTACCAACTTTTGTACGATCTGATTCCTGTGGACTGGTAGTCAACTCACCTGTTCGTTCTCCGGTTTCAGCATCGTGTACATAAAACTGTGACACACCATTTTCGTTGTATCCTGCCCACTCCCACATATAAAATGTACCTATTGCTTCACCTTCCATGATACGCTGTACATTAGCTGTTGCAAAGCCACCAATATTAGGATTACCAGCATTAATATAATCAACTGAGTAAGTTTGATTGGATAGGCTTATAACCTCATTTTTATTATGTGATAGATTGATTGTTGATTCCCAACGTAACTTATCTGTCTGAACAGGAATGATATTCAGTGAAAATTCTATCCCCTTATTGCTGATTTCACCAACATTTGCAAGCATACTTCCATATGGATAACGGTTGGTTGATACTGCATAACTATAAATCAGATCATCTGTTTGTTTGTTGTAATATTCAATTGTACCCGTTAATCGATTTTTAAGGAATCCCAGATCCATACCTATATTAAACATACTTGTACGTTCCCATTTTAAATCAGGATTTGCATTGCTCGTTGCGGCAAGAGTTCTGTAATCAGAAGTGTTTCCATTTTGATCGGTATAACTAAACCAGCCAGAAGCACCATACGTTTGAATGGCTGTGAAAGCATTAAAACCTAATGAGTTTCCACTAACACCATAGCCAACTCTGAATTTAAGATCGTCAAATAAATTTAAGTTTTTAATAAAGCCTTCTTCGCTCATACGCCATGAAGCTGATAAAGAAGGGAAGGTGGCCCATCTGTTGTTTTCACCGAAAGCTGAACTTCCATCACGACGTACAGTTGCCTGAAACAGGTATTTACTATTATAACTATAGTTTAAACGACCGTAAAAAGAGATCATTCGTAAGGTAGAAAGCGTATAGCCACTATTAATTCCAGTGATATCCATGCTATTGGCATACCCTAAATTATAGTACTCTAACGAATCATCATAAAAATTATAAACAGTAAGTCCAAAACCATCATTATTATCGTTTTGCTCCCACGAATAACCTGCCATTAATCCAATCTTATGCACATCTTTAAACGTTTTATCATAGTTTAAATATGTTTCAAATACGGTTCGCTTATTTTCCACTGATGTGCGGCTAGCCTGTCCATTCTGAGATGAATAAATCTGTGATGCAGCCGTATTATAATTACTGTAAATGTATTGCTCGTTCTGGTATGAAAGAGACAGGTTATAAACCAAACCATCAATAAGTTCTAATGAAGCTTTAGTGATTCCCTGCAATCTT contains:
- a CDS encoding alpha-N-acetylglucosaminidase translates to MRLFLRYVIIGFIILSMINCSNDKQKKEDHPVKGLIERVLPEYVNDFEVEVVETDSTDWFEIESVQNKILLRGNNGVSVASAFYYYLKNYCHCQITWNGTNLNLPAELPVIDSKIRKESPYQYRYYLNYCTFNYSMSWWDWKRWEKEIDWMALHGINMPLAITGEEYIWDQVYRSYGFTDEDLDPFFSGPAYFSWFWMGNLDGWGGPLPQSWKESHRDLQLKILQRQRELGMKPVLPAFTGHVPATFKKFFPDAKLKQTNWGNDFEDTYILDADDPLFAEIGMKFLQVQTEVYGTDHLYTADTFNENEPPSDDPEYLSKISYKVYQGMKAVDPNATWVMQGWLFYSHRDFWKAPQIKGLLSSIPDDNMIILDLATEIEPVWKRTEAYYGKQWIWNMLHNFGGNISMFGRIEKVAENPARALNDANSGKLKGIGLTMEAIEQNPVLYELMTDNTWRNTSIELKPWLRNYIQNRYGKSNSILEEAWDILVKTAYNGQIIRDGAESIIVSRPTFDGYRRWARTKLNYEPEELLPAWDLFVQSIDQCGNYDGFQYDLVDLTRQVLANYALPLQQQITLAYQNNDKENFKRYSTEFLELLDDMDRLLATRRDFLIGPWISDARACGNTESEKAIYEQNARNLITLWGSADNRLHEYSNRQWSGLISDFYKPRWKQFFDEVEVYWKNFDQDAFDEQIKQWEWQWVTKRSDYPVEAIGDANAIVIELHQKYRNRIVPLTQAQPVIKYNY
- a CDS encoding GH92 family glycosyl hydrolase, with product MRISKRHIFFYLLFLLILPVSVNAQNYQFVDPLIGSEGLGNVFIGPSAPYGMVKPGPDNDVASNSGYSTDPLSEIYGFSQLHVSGTGGGPKYGNISVMPFASENNQISLEQSSIRNDEQVSLGYYSVILDKWKIQTQITTSDRAAFYHFSYPHDVTKRVKIDLGKFLGERPIPDSREAQQFVGSEIEIVSNTEVRGYSRIRGGWNNGRAYTVYFSAVFDQPFSDYATFNNGKIFSGQKIQLDTGCKTGAILTFADMADDVQMKIGISFLSPLKARDNIDKEIPHWNFDQTLNEVQDKWENVLSRVEVDEKTSDELKTMFYTGLYHTMLMPVDRTGENPLWENDSPYYDDFYAIWDTYRSSSPLITLLDPLRQVDIINAMLQIYKRDGYMPDARSGNSNGRTQGGSNGEVVIADAFVKGLKGINYKLALEAMLKDATIPPGGNEEAEGRGGLVDYNSLGYVSTDYVRAGNRTLEYAYNDYCLAIVAKNIKRRGEYWRFIKQSDNWQNLWRDIEDHGSRGFIMPKDAHGNWVDSIQCDAKYGRISYVPFTPVMQDWPICVCWWCGFFYEANSWEYSLSVPHDVAKLIELSGGTETFEKRLNTLFDLGLYNVANEPSFLTPNLYHWIGRPDLSNERIHSIIDENYHSGADGIPGNDDSGAMSSWLAFHMMGLYPNAGQSYYLINAPYFEKTVIHQENGNDFIIRTENLSENNKYIQTVTLNGKDYSKSWIEHSDIEKGGTLIFNMGSKPSKEWGLKDLPPSKSDKEI
- a CDS encoding family 43 glycosylhydrolase; the protein is MKRNLKYILFLVLISACSSPKKQSASEEKNVIVNPIMEGYFADPCIVKEADTFYIYSTIDPWGGEELAVFSTNDFKTFTRHHLNWPTKDACTSESSNNSMVWAPAVRKAANGKYYMYVSVGSEVWVGVGESPLGPWKNGKEDNTPLIAAGDYPQVHNIDADCFLDDDGQAYLYWGSGFNWVNGICMAAKLNEDMISFADEPVDVTPPHYFEAPHMIKRFGKYYLMFSDGKAIDDTYKIGYAVGDSPMGPFTVGVNSPLLTTTADSTTVGPGHHTIFTEGGQDYVLYHRIFPQGEEYVLRQLCIDSLKFDDQHNIKKINPKGIQDFK
- a CDS encoding GH92 family glycosyl hydrolase, whose amino-acid sequence is MIFLYKYYSFRIIGILFYFFFASACVIVDVDNKPENQYIDKVYPLLDTENSRWFYFSSASRPFGMVNLSPDSEIAGAWGSGYRYKVDTVKGFSHIHAWQLAGPSVMPVNGDAGFKDYFSAFSHQKEEITPGYHKVYLERYNIEAELTSTKRVGFHRYQLKNTNNLSILFNLNGELGPSLMKDGLVIPKADKQRIIGQVTNSATIRRPKDCTVYFIADFSLPVDTIEKDIQTGNYKLSFKNIEGGTLLMKLAVSYTSAENAAINMKTELPGWDFDQTVKESAAEWNQMLSRIKIEGGTTEQQKRFYTDLWHALQGRRIISDVNGAYPDNTGDEFRIGQLPLDENGKPKFNHYNSDSFWGAQWTINTLWGLVYPDVVDEFTHSLLQYYKDGGLIPRGPSGGNYTYVMTGASSTPFIVSAIQKGIVKDSLEAIYEALKKNHMGGLMEKAGYEHATNLGGGLSYYMQEGYIPYPLSDIEYGSHQDGVSQTLEYAYQDWSLAQLAKKLGYDEDEKYFIQRSKNYQNLYDSISGWMRPKDKQGLWKSDFDPYQLENGFIEANAAQVTWYVPHDLNGLAHLMEGNEKAAEKLNQSFIEAEKMGFTAGTSHDREAHPEYSRIHINYGNQPSIQSAFIFNYLEQPWLTQYWSRKVVETVYEGLSTERGYNGDEDQGLMGSLAVLMKMGLFSMKGGCSMDPQLELGSPIFDKVTIQLNQKYYLGKELIIETSNNSVQNVYISKASWKGTKLMNWSILQSELVKGGTLHLEMSDQPHKE
- a CDS encoding RagB/SusD family nutrient uptake outer membrane protein, giving the protein MKKTYMKLFMSAALVAIAAGGCTDLDVDVKSQYTSYPDSEIAVEAKASDVYYAFRGVLGRRYNEAMTFSSDECMGVSYDGDYYDSGNYSHPSLHNFMADDACMGYWGDLSSGITKCNQVIVDFGGEEEPVTAPIRAIRAFYHFILMDSYGDVPILDHALEADEALERSPRAEVAEWIESELLAVRDNVSSEVNAATYGKPTRWMVEALLAKLYINWNVYTSDVTSSGWSATATNEKLDDCVAVCDNIIESGLFDLSDDYLEKFYPTNGSHIKDFIYAMPYTAVNKDGLTYGRFRTWRKGDTDGNGGPGLYGMVLGKSAAGNFAVNPEFADLFSLSGDRRNEALFSGALNQYDPSTYQKSTTPFEYKGEQVVLTKDVALSTVDENLNVGNTVSGWSQGYRFNKFIMDPTDYGLYSRCQDNDVPIFRYADILLTKCEAILRGATATKGDTPMGLFNQIRSYVNAPTISSDPSLGELLDERGREFFDENWRRNDLIRFGNFEDDWGYKHTINPGAKTDYTKRIFPVPTGVLNENTNWSQNNGY